One window of the Streptomyces sp. ITFR-21 genome contains the following:
- a CDS encoding IS1380 family transposase encodes MQSSHAAAAVSSAFDDPNLIAYGGLEPVVRLAERCGLPKLAGEHVRLPDSKDGTGAFPAAKLMSLVGGMAAGADSIDDMDRLRHGAMGRLFSGVRAPSTLGSFLRSFTHGHVKQPHAVARRFLHELARHTPLLPGADQAAYVDIDDTVRRTHGYAKQGAGYGYSKVKGLNALLGVVSTPLSAPVTAATRLRKGPSNSARGAAAFVAETIRTARACGASGLLVLRADSAFYGADVVNACRALGARFSITMRMNASVKATIARIDEDAWTPIKYPQAVWDEEGQCPISDAEIAEIRYTAFTSKPKKQQVTARLITRRVKRLSAGTVPAGQGTLFDTRRYHAAFTDSPLALRDAERDHRRHAVVEQVIADVKNSGFAHAPSGHFQANAAWLALAALAHNLTRAAGALASAFHARATTATIRDRLINVPARLARSARRFTLHLPERWPWSEDFTQLFSTVHAPPAL; translated from the coding sequence ATGCAGTCTTCCCATGCCGCGGCGGCAGTCTCATCCGCGTTCGATGATCCGAACCTGATCGCGTACGGCGGGCTGGAGCCGGTGGTGCGGCTGGCCGAGCGGTGCGGTCTGCCCAAGCTGGCCGGCGAGCACGTCCGGCTGCCCGATTCGAAGGACGGCACCGGCGCCTTCCCAGCGGCGAAACTGATGTCGCTGGTGGGCGGCATGGCCGCGGGCGCCGACAGCATCGACGACATGGACCGGCTGCGGCACGGCGCCATGGGCCGCCTGTTCTCCGGAGTGCGGGCCCCGTCTACGCTGGGGTCGTTCCTGCGCTCCTTCACCCACGGGCATGTGAAGCAACCGCACGCCGTGGCCCGCCGGTTCCTGCACGAACTGGCCCGTCACACCCCGCTGTTGCCCGGCGCGGACCAGGCCGCCTACGTGGACATCGACGACACCGTCCGCCGCACCCACGGCTACGCCAAACAGGGCGCCGGATACGGATACAGCAAGGTCAAGGGCCTGAATGCACTGCTCGGCGTCGTCTCCACACCCCTGTCCGCCCCCGTGACCGCCGCCACCAGGCTGCGCAAGGGCCCCTCGAACTCCGCGCGCGGGGCGGCAGCGTTCGTCGCTGAGACCATCCGCACCGCACGCGCCTGCGGCGCCAGCGGCCTGCTGGTGCTGCGGGCGGACTCCGCGTTCTACGGCGCCGACGTTGTCAACGCCTGCCGGGCCCTGGGTGCCCGCTTCTCCATCACCATGCGGATGAACGCCTCCGTAAAAGCCACCATCGCCCGCATCGACGAGGACGCCTGGACACCGATCAAATATCCCCAAGCGGTCTGGGACGAGGAGGGCCAGTGCCCGATCTCCGACGCCGAGATAGCCGAGATCCGCTACACCGCTTTCACTTCCAAGCCGAAGAAACAGCAGGTTACCGCCCGACTGATCACGCGCCGCGTCAAGCGCCTGAGCGCCGGTACCGTCCCCGCCGGGCAGGGCACGCTCTTCGATACCCGGCGCTACCACGCCGCGTTCACCGACTCCCCGCTCGCCTTGAGGGATGCCGAGCGTGATCACCGCCGGCACGCTGTCGTCGAGCAGGTGATCGCCGATGTCAAGAACAGCGGCTTCGCCCACGCGCCGTCCGGTCATTTCCAGGCCAATGCCGCGTGGCTCGCCCTGGCGGCCCTGGCACACAACCTGACCCGCGCCGCTGGCGCCCTGGCCTCCGCGTTCCATGCCAGGGCGACCACCGCCACCATCCGTGATCGCCTGATCAACGTGCCCGCCCGCCTGGCCCGCTCCGCCCGCCGCTTCACCCTGCACCTGCCTGAGCGCTGGCCCTGGAGCGAGGACTTCACCCAGCTGTTCAGCACGGTGCATGCACCACCGGCCCTCTGA
- a CDS encoding restriction endonuclease: MSGTEFEEFVASLCRRDGCTEIRRVGGSGDNGADVRGLLPDGRTVVVQCKRYAPSSTIPARDLRDLPGAKTHFGADLAVFVTTTLFSAQGEGFAVQNGIFAIHRDHLGLWNNGASLMSPVEVNGVGQGDSRHRSRWKQAYGK, encoded by the coding sequence ATGTCTGGCACTGAGTTCGAAGAGTTCGTAGCCTCGCTCTGCCGCCGCGATGGATGTACCGAGATTCGACGTGTAGGTGGGTCGGGCGACAATGGCGCCGATGTGCGTGGACTCCTGCCGGATGGCAGGACGGTTGTCGTCCAGTGCAAGCGCTATGCCCCCAGCAGCACCATCCCTGCCCGCGATCTACGTGATCTGCCCGGAGCCAAAACTCATTTCGGCGCCGACCTGGCCGTCTTCGTCACGACCACCCTTTTCAGCGCACAGGGTGAGGGCTTCGCTGTACAGAACGGAATTTTCGCCATCCACCGCGACCACCTTGGTCTGTGGAACAATGGTGCTTCCCTAATGTCCCCTGTGGAAGTCAACGGTGTTGGCCAAGGCGATTCACGGCACCGCTCGCGCTGGAAACAGGCGTACGGGAAGTGA
- a CDS encoding DEAD/DEAH box helicase — translation MVKYLSTDPQWTRQFSHVWMFADWVGAQTDKRDVGIDLVAQDRETGGLCAIQCKFYEPQHQVQKADLDSFFTASGKGGFTRRLIISTTDRWGRNAETALDDQQIPVTRLGLADIEASPVEWQLPAARDRIKATLRRQKRLLPHQQRAVEAVFEGFASQARGKMIMACGTGKTFTSLKVAERLQQERAKRGEGEHTRVLFLVPSIALLSQSLREWSYEAETPLRAFAVCSDAKVGKHQPLEGDDQDLPTHDLALPASTDAGQLVRRLEIAGEEPGLTVVFSTYQSLSAVAEAQRQGVPGFDLVLCDEAHRTTGVTLAGHDESDFVRVHDNSFLVADRRLYMTATPRIYNEDTKATANKADAAVASMDDEDTFGPEFHRLGFGQAVEQGLLTDYKVLILTVDEGVVAETIQRSLANGGSELNVDDAAKIIGCWNALAKRRGTFADGSGFADEDAPMRRAVAFARSIADSKWIAEKFQDIVDAYDGADDDVLRCEVDHVDGTFNALRRNQLLGWLKQDPGPGTARVLSNARCLSEGIDVPNLDAVLFLHPRNSVVDVVQSVGRVMRRADGKDYGYIILPVTVPAGMAPEKALADNRRFKTVWQVLQALRAHDDRFNATVNQIELNKKRPDNKIGIGSVGPYDETIGDRDASSNADTADDAKRRQAESAQGIQDALFSVADWREAIYARIVDKVGERHYWEDWARDIASIANRHVTRIKAVLALPEKRAAFEEFIGELRANINPGVTEAVAIDMLSQHLVTKPVFDALFKDYGFAERNPVSRAMQRIIDVLDDQGMGAETKTLENFYHSVRVRAEGLDNHEGRQRVIMELYDKFFKTALPKTADALGIVYTPIEVVDFIIRSTEQAINKHFGRSLSDEGVHVIDPFAGTGTFPVRIIQSGLIRPEALRRKYASELHANEVVLLAYYIAAINIEAAFHDIVGVDYQPFEGIVLTDTFQLAEGMEKLDGMDALEGNSERAKKQQKQDITVVVGNPPYSVGQDNANDDNQNLKYEALDERIQQTYAALSTATNKNSLYDSYIRAIRWASDRIKNEGVVAFVSNGGYIDGNTADGLRKSLTSEFDTIYCYNLRGNQRTAGEQSKKEGGKIFGSGSRNTVAILVLVKGGERADPTASCALYYRDIGNYLSRDDKLRILTTQDLKSVEWEQLLPNVDGDWINQRDERYKEFRLLGDKASKSDYAAIFGVYSPGLQTNRDSWVYSYSERKLGEKVESLIDFYNSQRTGFSAHCKTVGVVNSRPADAEKYIDRDPRRISWSSSLISKLAQGKNITYDAGRVVIGMYRPFSRQAVYFDRDLNHRPGKLPLMFPTPDHENLGFYVTGMGSDKPFSVHAVDHLPDLAYWGSSNGQFFSRYAYRELGGIDDLFAAAGEEAGFERVDNITDAALQDYRETYDDPEITKDDLFFYCYGLLHSLDYRTAFAADLKKSLPRIPKARDFRAFTQAGRRLADLHVNYEQAEPYAGIVETVTGTASSIPQRELYRVSKMKIPKVKGRQDRSTIIYNHRVTLTNIPEEVYRYQLGARSAIEWVIDRYQIRADKTSEITNDPNDWSDDPRYIIDLVKRVATVSVNTVKIVDSLPALDILE, via the coding sequence ATGGTCAAGTACCTGAGCACCGACCCCCAGTGGACTCGCCAGTTCTCGCACGTCTGGATGTTCGCCGACTGGGTGGGGGCCCAGACCGACAAGCGGGACGTGGGTATCGACCTGGTTGCGCAGGATCGGGAGACCGGCGGGCTCTGCGCCATACAGTGCAAGTTCTACGAGCCTCAGCACCAGGTGCAGAAGGCCGACCTGGACTCCTTCTTCACTGCCTCCGGCAAGGGCGGCTTCACCCGCCGCCTGATCATATCGACAACGGACAGGTGGGGCCGGAACGCCGAGACGGCCTTGGACGACCAGCAGATCCCCGTGACGCGGCTCGGGCTGGCCGACATAGAGGCGAGTCCGGTCGAGTGGCAACTACCCGCCGCCCGTGATCGAATCAAGGCGACCCTTCGCAGGCAGAAGAGGCTGCTGCCCCACCAACAGCGAGCCGTCGAAGCCGTCTTCGAGGGCTTCGCCTCGCAGGCCCGCGGCAAGATGATCATGGCCTGCGGGACGGGCAAGACCTTCACCAGCCTGAAGGTTGCCGAGCGGCTGCAGCAGGAACGTGCCAAGCGGGGTGAAGGGGAGCACACCCGGGTCCTGTTCCTCGTACCGTCCATCGCGTTGTTGAGCCAGTCACTCAGGGAGTGGAGTTACGAGGCAGAGACCCCCCTACGCGCCTTTGCCGTCTGCTCGGACGCCAAGGTCGGCAAGCACCAGCCGCTGGAAGGAGACGACCAGGACCTACCTACCCACGATCTGGCGTTACCGGCTTCCACTGACGCGGGTCAATTGGTCCGGCGGCTCGAGATTGCAGGCGAGGAGCCTGGGCTCACCGTTGTCTTCTCCACCTACCAGTCGCTCTCGGCAGTTGCGGAGGCACAGCGTCAGGGTGTGCCCGGCTTCGACCTGGTGCTGTGTGACGAGGCCCACCGTACGACCGGTGTCACCCTGGCTGGCCACGACGAATCGGATTTCGTCCGCGTCCACGACAACAGCTTTCTTGTCGCGGATCGCCGCCTGTACATGACAGCCACGCCTCGGATCTACAACGAGGACACCAAAGCGACCGCGAACAAAGCGGATGCCGCCGTCGCTTCGATGGACGACGAAGACACGTTCGGTCCGGAGTTCCACCGTCTGGGCTTCGGGCAGGCCGTGGAGCAGGGCCTCCTTACCGACTACAAGGTGCTCATCCTCACCGTCGACGAGGGCGTCGTTGCAGAGACGATCCAGCGAAGCCTGGCCAACGGCGGCTCCGAGCTGAATGTCGACGACGCCGCAAAGATCATCGGGTGCTGGAACGCCCTGGCCAAGCGGCGCGGCACCTTCGCCGACGGATCGGGCTTCGCAGACGAAGATGCCCCGATGAGGCGAGCTGTCGCTTTCGCCCGCAGCATCGCGGACTCCAAATGGATCGCCGAGAAGTTTCAGGACATCGTCGATGCCTATGACGGTGCCGACGACGACGTGCTGCGCTGCGAAGTCGACCACGTGGACGGCACCTTCAACGCCCTGCGACGCAATCAGCTCCTTGGCTGGCTCAAACAAGATCCCGGCCCGGGCACAGCCCGCGTCCTCTCCAATGCCCGTTGTCTGTCCGAGGGCATCGATGTCCCCAACTTGGACGCGGTGCTCTTCCTGCACCCGCGCAACTCCGTCGTGGACGTGGTGCAATCCGTCGGACGGGTAATGCGGCGCGCGGACGGCAAGGACTACGGCTACATCATCCTGCCTGTCACGGTGCCGGCCGGAATGGCGCCCGAGAAAGCACTTGCCGACAACCGGCGTTTCAAGACGGTCTGGCAGGTCCTCCAAGCCCTGCGCGCTCACGACGACCGGTTCAACGCAACCGTCAACCAGATCGAGCTCAACAAGAAGCGGCCCGACAATAAGATCGGCATCGGCAGCGTCGGCCCCTACGACGAGACGATCGGCGACCGCGACGCCTCCAGCAATGCCGACACTGCGGACGACGCGAAGCGTCGGCAGGCGGAAAGCGCCCAAGGGATACAGGATGCCCTTTTCTCCGTCGCCGACTGGCGCGAGGCGATCTACGCCCGAATCGTCGACAAGGTCGGCGAGCGTCACTACTGGGAGGACTGGGCCAGGGACATCGCCAGCATCGCCAACCGGCACGTAACCCGTATCAAGGCCGTCTTGGCGTTGCCGGAGAAGCGGGCGGCTTTCGAGGAATTCATCGGCGAACTCCGGGCGAACATCAACCCGGGTGTCACCGAAGCCGTCGCCATCGACATGCTGTCCCAGCACCTCGTCACGAAGCCGGTATTCGACGCTCTCTTCAAAGACTATGGCTTCGCGGAACGCAACCCGGTCTCTCGGGCCATGCAGCGCATCATCGACGTCTTGGACGACCAGGGCATGGGTGCCGAGACCAAAACGCTGGAAAACTTCTACCACTCGGTCCGCGTCCGAGCCGAGGGCCTCGACAATCACGAGGGCCGCCAGCGAGTGATCATGGAACTGTACGACAAGTTCTTCAAGACCGCCCTCCCCAAGACCGCCGACGCGCTCGGTATCGTCTACACTCCCATCGAGGTTGTCGACTTCATCATCCGCTCCACCGAACAGGCCATCAACAAGCACTTCGGGCGGTCGCTCTCCGATGAGGGAGTCCACGTCATCGACCCCTTCGCAGGCACCGGCACCTTCCCGGTACGAATTATCCAATCCGGCCTTATCCGCCCGGAGGCCCTGCGGCGTAAGTACGCAAGCGAGCTCCACGCCAACGAGGTTGTTCTTCTCGCCTACTACATAGCCGCGATTAATATCGAGGCCGCGTTCCACGACATCGTCGGCGTCGATTACCAGCCTTTCGAAGGCATCGTTCTCACCGATACGTTCCAGCTCGCCGAGGGCATGGAGAAGCTCGACGGAATGGACGCCCTGGAAGGCAACAGCGAGCGCGCGAAGAAACAACAGAAGCAGGACATCACCGTTGTCGTTGGCAACCCGCCGTATTCGGTGGGGCAGGACAACGCGAACGACGACAACCAGAACCTCAAGTACGAGGCGCTGGACGAGCGCATCCAACAGACTTATGCGGCCCTGTCCACGGCCACGAACAAGAACTCGCTCTACGACTCATACATTCGCGCCATCCGCTGGGCCTCCGACCGCATCAAGAACGAGGGCGTCGTCGCCTTCGTCTCCAACGGTGGTTACATCGACGGCAACACGGCAGACGGCCTACGCAAGTCACTCACCAGTGAATTCGACACGATCTACTGCTACAATCTGCGCGGCAACCAGCGAACGGCTGGCGAACAGTCCAAAAAGGAAGGCGGAAAGATCTTCGGATCTGGCAGCCGAAACACCGTCGCCATCCTGGTCCTCGTCAAGGGCGGAGAGCGGGCCGATCCAACTGCCAGCTGCGCTCTGTACTACCGAGACATCGGCAACTACCTCAGCCGAGACGATAAGCTCCGCATTCTCACCACACAGGACCTCAAGTCGGTCGAGTGGGAGCAACTCCTCCCGAACGTCGACGGCGATTGGATAAATCAGCGGGACGAGCGGTACAAGGAATTCAGGCTGCTGGGAGACAAGGCTTCAAAGAGTGACTACGCTGCAATTTTTGGGGTCTACTCCCCAGGGCTTCAGACCAACCGGGATTCTTGGGTTTACAGCTACTCCGAGCGGAAACTCGGTGAAAAAGTAGAGTCGCTGATCGACTTCTACAATTCGCAGCGCACCGGCTTCAGCGCACATTGCAAAACGGTCGGTGTTGTGAACTCGAGGCCAGCCGATGCAGAGAAGTACATCGACCGCGACCCCAGGCGAATCAGTTGGTCGTCGAGCCTGATCTCCAAGCTGGCCCAGGGAAAGAATATAACGTACGACGCGGGTCGCGTAGTTATAGGCATGTACCGACCCTTTAGCCGGCAGGCGGTCTACTTCGACCGGGACTTGAATCACCGCCCGGGTAAACTACCGCTGATGTTCCCGACTCCGGATCACGAGAACCTCGGATTCTACGTGACCGGCATGGGGTCGGACAAGCCCTTCTCGGTGCACGCAGTCGACCATCTTCCGGACCTGGCATACTGGGGTTCCAGTAATGGGCAGTTCTTCTCCCGCTACGCCTACCGTGAACTGGGCGGCATCGACGATCTCTTTGCCGCCGCAGGCGAAGAGGCCGGTTTTGAGCGTGTAGACAACATCACCGACGCCGCGCTGCAGGACTACCGAGAAACGTACGATGACCCGGAGATCACCAAGGACGATCTTTTCTTCTACTGCTACGGGCTGCTCCATTCCCTCGACTACCGCACTGCTTTCGCCGCTGACCTGAAGAAGTCCCTGCCCCGCATACCCAAAGCGCGCGACTTCAGGGCCTTCACCCAAGCCGGTCGCAGGCTCGCCGACCTGCACGTCAACTACGAGCAAGCCGAGCCGTACGCAGGTATCGTCGAGACCGTCACCGGGACCGCCTCCAGCATCCCGCAGCGTGAGCTGTACCGAGTCTCGAAGATGAAGATCCCTAAGGTGAAGGGGCGGCAAGATCGTTCGACGATCATCTACAACCACCGCGTAACCCTAACCAACATCCCGGAAGAGGTGTACCGCTACCAGCTCGGCGCCCGCTCCGCGATTGAATGGGTCATCGATCGGTACCAGATCAGGGCTGACAAGACATCAGAAATCACCAACGACCCCAACGACTGGTCCGACGATCCGCGCTACATCATCGACCTCGTCAAGCGGGTTGCGACGGTGAGCGTAAACACGGTGAAAATTGTCGACTCTCTGCCGGCATTGGACATCCTGGAGTAG
- a CDS encoding IS1380 family transposase, with product MKKRIGSYPRVRIEGGGRGMVSQAGAVLLVETIRKTGLDTAISAALASWRRPRAVHDPGKIFLDVALAVALGGDCLADVGMLRAEPGVFGPVASDPTVSRLIDTLAAAGPKALSAIRAARAGVRERVWKLAGTAAPDAAGQVIVDLDGVLVLAHSEKQDATATWKKTFGHHPLMAFVDHGAGGSGEPVAGLLRPGNAGSNTAADHITTAQLALAQLPNNYRRGRRTLIRTDSAGGTHEFVAWLAQRGRWLSYSVGMTITEQIHQAVLKVPATAWTAAIEPGGEIRDGAWVAELSGDCLKSWPKGTRLIIRKERPHPGAQLRITDADGLRLTCFATNTTAMPIAALELRHRQRARAEDRIRAARATGLRNLPLHGTAQNQIWLEIVQLALDLLAWMPMLALTGETRRWEPRRLRFRLFSAAAQLVTTARRRYLRFARHWPWTDVITDALARLEALPNPG from the coding sequence GTGAAGAAGCGTATCGGGTCCTATCCACGTGTCCGTATCGAGGGCGGTGGCCGTGGGATGGTGTCCCAGGCCGGGGCCGTGCTGCTGGTCGAGACGATCCGCAAGACCGGGCTGGACACCGCGATATCGGCGGCGCTTGCCTCGTGGCGACGGCCGCGGGCGGTGCACGACCCGGGCAAAATTTTCCTGGACGTGGCCCTCGCGGTCGCGTTGGGCGGGGACTGCCTCGCGGATGTCGGGATGCTGCGGGCCGAGCCCGGCGTGTTCGGGCCGGTGGCGTCAGACCCCACGGTCTCCCGGCTCATCGACACCCTCGCCGCAGCCGGGCCGAAGGCCCTGTCCGCGATCAGGGCCGCTCGGGCCGGCGTGCGCGAGCGCGTGTGGAAGCTGGCCGGCACTGCAGCGCCGGATGCCGCGGGGCAGGTGATCGTGGACCTGGACGGGGTACTCGTGCTGGCCCACTCCGAGAAGCAGGACGCCACGGCGACCTGGAAGAAGACCTTCGGACACCACCCCCTGATGGCCTTCGTCGACCACGGCGCCGGCGGGTCCGGGGAGCCGGTGGCCGGCCTGCTCAGGCCGGGCAACGCGGGCAGCAACACCGCCGCCGACCACATCACCACCGCCCAGCTCGCCTTGGCGCAGCTGCCGAACAATTACCGCCGTGGACGCCGGACGCTGATCCGTACCGACTCCGCAGGCGGTACCCACGAGTTCGTCGCCTGGCTCGCCCAGCGCGGCCGGTGGCTGTCGTACTCGGTCGGCATGACCATCACCGAGCAGATCCACCAGGCCGTCCTCAAGGTTCCCGCCACGGCCTGGACGGCAGCGATCGAGCCCGGCGGCGAGATCCGCGACGGCGCCTGGGTCGCAGAACTGTCCGGCGACTGCCTCAAGAGCTGGCCGAAGGGAACGCGGCTGATCATCCGTAAGGAACGGCCCCATCCCGGTGCCCAGTTGAGAATCACCGACGCCGACGGACTGCGGCTGACCTGCTTCGCCACCAACACCACCGCTATGCCGATCGCGGCACTGGAGCTGCGACACCGCCAGCGGGCACGGGCCGAGGACCGCATCCGGGCCGCGCGGGCCACCGGCCTGCGCAACCTGCCCCTGCACGGCACCGCCCAGAACCAGATATGGCTGGAGATCGTCCAGCTCGCCCTCGACCTCCTCGCGTGGATGCCGATGCTCGCTCTGACCGGCGAAACCCGCAGGTGGGAACCCCGCCGTCTCCGGTTCCGCCTCTTCTCCGCCGCCGCCCAGCTCGTCACGACCGCCCGCCGACGCTATCTGCGGTTCGCCCGCCACTGGCCCTGGACCGACGTGATAACCGACGCCCTGGCACGGCTCGAAGCCCTCCCGAACCCCGGCTGA
- a CDS encoding SAVED domain-containing protein has product MISRTPRCAWIPVADLLVLRPPAGVKDSAVPDQATANALAVGIRDAVRRASRTAPRVHLFLAGPMALTVMLGHRWNRVRPTTVYEDVATESFYERAFTIEA; this is encoded by the coding sequence GTGATCTCGCGGACGCCGCGGTGCGCCTGGATCCCCGTAGCCGACCTCCTGGTCCTGCGCCCGCCGGCCGGGGTGAAGGACAGCGCCGTCCCGGACCAGGCCACCGCCAACGCGCTGGCCGTCGGCATCCGCGACGCAGTCCGGCGCGCCAGCCGCACCGCACCCAGGGTCCACCTCTTCCTGGCCGGACCGATGGCACTGACCGTTATGCTGGGCCACCGATGGAACCGGGTCCGCCCCACCACGGTGTACGAGGACGTCGCAACAGAATCGTTCTACGAGCGGGCGTTCACCATCGAGGCATGA
- a CDS encoding SpoIIE family protein phosphatase: MFDIGSLTGSLVGAGLVTGDSLRLTESNSFLRDVLGGWGIGQRADDVLTGDRLRPLLDALVEVARGGAPSRVVVAVDEPAGQGAARRYAVVNCSATRSRHGPAVLLLASEFRGPIGVTDPDGVSATRDRTLRRYEALLSAIPQVVWSMSLDGEVDILVGNKGDLGDFQRRESTAEAWMEAVHPKDRVWFAPQWQASADGRAILNAVIRVRQGPQPNQYWHVNIVAVPVMHDGRVTEWIGTATDAETRWRSGMREHLLSRMVALPAAGDLRTALATAASSVVPELVDVFVVFQIQQADRIGFDPRNSAPLSVTRAGMALAEGLPPSPIPDENFRLGPLALRTIEDQQAQRLVFAPGRPPEGELSDGAYAWFCQTQATGLTMMPVVIDGRTVALAGAANCRGNPPPSDADTALLGEVLNELREPLRRTSELETARRTALTLQRSFLTDLPSVEGVEMAAVYQPANTAAEVGGDWYDVTQLPAGSIALTIGDVAGHDLRAATMMGRVNSMLRGIAYDGAIGPAQAMDRLDRALDSLHTHTLITAVHGVATREHDHDHDGWCLTFCNAGHPPLLIVPAHAPARYLRAGDGPDPPLGVSFTEPRREEHCRLSSGDVLILYTDGLVEEPTADITDRLATLLALADAARDAATPDEILTRLLQHVHTPTDDVAVLALRIR, translated from the coding sequence GTGTTCGACATCGGAAGTCTGACCGGCTCGCTGGTCGGCGCGGGGCTGGTCACGGGCGACAGTCTGCGCTTGACGGAGAGCAATTCCTTCCTGCGCGATGTGCTCGGTGGATGGGGCATCGGACAGCGGGCTGATGACGTTCTGACCGGGGACCGGTTGCGTCCGCTGCTGGACGCTTTGGTCGAGGTCGCCCGGGGCGGTGCTCCGAGCCGGGTTGTCGTGGCCGTCGACGAGCCCGCCGGGCAGGGGGCAGCCAGGCGGTACGCCGTGGTGAACTGTTCGGCGACCAGGTCGCGCCACGGGCCTGCCGTACTGCTGCTGGCCAGCGAGTTCCGCGGACCGATCGGGGTGACCGACCCGGACGGCGTCTCCGCGACCCGGGACAGGACACTGCGGCGCTACGAGGCCCTGCTGTCCGCCATCCCGCAGGTGGTGTGGTCCATGTCCCTCGACGGCGAGGTGGACATCCTCGTAGGCAACAAGGGCGATCTGGGCGACTTCCAGCGGCGGGAGTCCACCGCCGAGGCGTGGATGGAAGCGGTGCATCCCAAGGACCGTGTCTGGTTCGCGCCGCAGTGGCAGGCCAGCGCCGATGGCCGCGCCATCCTCAACGCGGTGATCCGGGTCCGCCAGGGACCGCAGCCCAACCAGTACTGGCACGTCAACATCGTCGCCGTTCCGGTCATGCACGACGGCCGGGTCACGGAGTGGATCGGAACCGCTACGGACGCCGAGACACGGTGGCGCTCAGGCATGCGTGAACACCTGCTGTCCCGCATGGTGGCGCTTCCCGCCGCCGGGGACCTGCGGACGGCCCTCGCCACGGCAGCATCCTCAGTGGTGCCGGAGCTGGTGGACGTCTTCGTCGTCTTCCAGATCCAGCAGGCCGACCGGATCGGCTTCGATCCGCGGAACAGCGCACCGCTGTCGGTCACACGGGCGGGTATGGCACTGGCGGAGGGCCTGCCGCCGTCCCCGATCCCCGACGAAAATTTCCGCCTGGGTCCGCTGGCGCTCCGGACGATCGAGGACCAGCAGGCGCAGCGCCTGGTCTTCGCTCCCGGCCGCCCGCCGGAGGGCGAACTGTCCGATGGGGCGTACGCCTGGTTCTGCCAGACACAGGCCACCGGGCTGACCATGATGCCCGTAGTGATCGACGGCCGCACCGTCGCCCTTGCGGGAGCCGCCAATTGCAGGGGCAACCCGCCCCCGAGCGACGCGGACACAGCGCTGCTCGGGGAGGTCCTCAACGAACTGCGCGAGCCACTGCGCCGCACGTCCGAACTCGAGACCGCGCGCCGCACCGCTCTGACGCTCCAGCGGTCGTTCCTCACCGACCTCCCTTCCGTCGAGGGGGTGGAGATGGCGGCTGTCTACCAGCCCGCGAACACCGCGGCGGAGGTCGGCGGGGACTGGTACGACGTCACGCAGTTGCCGGCCGGGTCGATCGCCCTGACCATCGGCGACGTCGCCGGCCACGACCTTCGCGCCGCCACCATGATGGGCCGGGTGAACAGCATGCTCCGGGGCATCGCCTACGACGGCGCCATCGGCCCCGCCCAGGCGATGGACCGCCTCGACCGCGCGCTCGACAGCCTCCACACCCACACGCTGATCACAGCGGTCCACGGCGTCGCCACCCGCGAACATGACCACGACCACGACGGGTGGTGCCTCACCTTTTGCAACGCGGGCCACCCCCCGCTCCTGATCGTCCCCGCCCACGCGCCAGCCCGTTACCTCCGCGCCGGGGACGGACCGGACCCGCCCCTGGGCGTCTCCTTCACCGAGCCGCGACGCGAGGAGCACTGCCGGCTCTCGTCCGGCGATGTACTGATCCTTTATACGGACGGCCTGGTCGAAGAACCCACCGCCGACATCACCGACCGCCTCGCCACCCTCCTCGCGCTCGCCGACGCCGCACGCGACGCCGCCACCCCCGACGAGATCCTTACCCGCCTCCTCCAGCACGTCCATACCCCCACAGATGACGTCGCCGTCCTCGCCCTCCGCATCCGGTGA